Proteins encoded within one genomic window of Pedobacter africanus:
- a CDS encoding SusC/RagA family TonB-linked outer membrane protein, whose amino-acid sequence MKKKLLLFIVGCFLLIAQTFAQQKTITGKVTSSDDGLPIPGVSVKLKGTQTVTQTTSTGTYSIQAKAGDVLVFSYIGMVPQEKKVDAAVVNIALKPDDKSLNEVIVTAYGVERNAKSLGYSTPKVSGDEVTATGRENFINGLAGRAPGVIVNQTSGDPGASSQIILRGIVSLTGDNSPLIVVDGVPVDNSVLAQRNTAMDGNNRSQDYTNRASDINPADIESYTILKGPEATALYGNLGASGAIVITTKKAKAGKSSVSYNGSLRIETVNNPPEVQQVYGQGDANGIFNGGSFNFFGPKYPEGGTIYDNVGAFFKTGLAQKHNVVVEGGKESMSYRWSNEYTNNEGTIPTTKYERFVSSVVGVIPVSDKIKVTTRFSYTNAFNKKANKGVQGYLMGLLRFPSRFDVTDWIDPVGNRITTTGTIYNESDNPFWDVNKNLSQDKTNALIGNANISYKPTKWLNVTGILGTNLSNTDGITVYHAQSFSGSGSAANPTGGTINTYQQLNKRLDGSLTASATHRFGKFNNTYIIGANFSDVNNTTNSARGQNMFDPNFYSINNTLPTTQSARLVINRYRNAGAFAQAILGYESIVFLTLSGRVDAASRLMPNNPYFAYPAASFAFNFSELEAVKKLSWLSNGKLRASYGITGKEPYRLYALATRLQTVNTTGGGFSYDANNGGNLGVVPEQTRNFETGFELGFLDDRISVDFTYYHLNSHKQLVQPRLSYASGFVLRYMNGGDVVNQGQEIQLKGSPFRSKDFNWDMTFNFTRNRGKVSSISEELPEYYDSDTWVANGVRSAVFPGSSTLALGGWVNRKNKNGDYLINPATGLPMLASDQDFPVIADRTPNFTLGFSNNIRYKNFNVSFLLDLRVGGDVYNQTQYELYRRGLSVKTLDRDVPRVVTGVLNDGLQDSDNPTRNTILVTPSANTNYYTSTVAGISPEMFVEKDVNALRLRDITVAYDFPAKMFSNTSFIRNLGAYVTLTDVFLITNYSGMDPDTNANNPSLGGAGGYGIDYGNMGRPLGINIGLRLKL is encoded by the coding sequence ATGAAAAAAAAATTACTCCTATTTATTGTAGGTTGTTTTTTGCTGATTGCGCAAACGTTTGCACAGCAAAAAACAATCACGGGTAAGGTCACCTCTTCCGATGATGGATTGCCTATCCCGGGTGTTTCTGTTAAATTAAAGGGAACCCAGACCGTTACCCAGACAACCTCAACTGGTACGTATTCTATTCAGGCAAAAGCGGGAGATGTACTGGTGTTCAGCTACATCGGAATGGTTCCGCAGGAAAAGAAAGTAGATGCAGCGGTGGTCAATATTGCCTTGAAACCGGATGACAAATCCTTAAATGAAGTTATTGTAACCGCCTATGGTGTAGAAAGGAATGCCAAATCATTAGGGTATTCCACTCCTAAAGTTAGCGGAGACGAAGTTACTGCGACAGGACGGGAAAATTTTATTAATGGTTTAGCAGGGAGGGCTCCTGGCGTTATTGTAAATCAAACATCCGGTGACCCCGGGGCTTCTTCGCAAATTATTCTGCGCGGTATTGTTTCTCTTACTGGTGACAATTCACCGCTAATTGTGGTAGATGGTGTGCCTGTTGATAACTCTGTATTGGCTCAAAGAAATACCGCAATGGATGGGAACAATAGGAGTCAGGATTATACGAATAGGGCATCTGATATTAATCCTGCAGATATAGAAAGTTACACCATACTGAAAGGGCCTGAGGCGACAGCGCTCTATGGGAACCTAGGAGCTAGCGGTGCCATTGTAATTACAACAAAAAAGGCCAAGGCAGGAAAATCTTCGGTGTCTTACAACGGATCGTTAAGAATAGAGACGGTTAATAATCCACCTGAAGTGCAGCAGGTGTACGGGCAGGGAGATGCTAATGGTATTTTTAACGGGGGCTCCTTCAATTTTTTTGGGCCTAAATATCCGGAGGGGGGTACGATTTATGATAATGTGGGTGCGTTTTTTAAGACGGGGCTGGCGCAAAAACATAACGTAGTGGTTGAAGGGGGAAAGGAATCCATGAGTTACAGGTGGTCTAACGAGTATACCAACAATGAGGGAACAATACCTACAACAAAATATGAAAGATTTGTTTCTTCTGTAGTAGGGGTGATACCTGTGTCCGATAAAATAAAGGTTACAACGCGCTTTAGCTATACCAACGCATTTAATAAGAAAGCGAATAAAGGTGTTCAAGGGTATCTTATGGGCTTGCTTAGGTTTCCGTCGCGGTTTGATGTGACCGATTGGATAGATCCTGTGGGTAACAGGATTACCACAACTGGCACAATTTATAATGAAAGTGACAATCCCTTTTGGGATGTAAATAAGAATCTTTCTCAGGACAAAACAAATGCCTTGATTGGAAATGCGAATATATCTTATAAACCAACCAAATGGTTGAATGTAACCGGTATTTTGGGAACAAACCTATCTAATACAGATGGTATTACTGTGTATCATGCTCAATCTTTCTCTGGTTCGGGAAGTGCGGCAAATCCTACCGGAGGAACAATAAATACTTATCAGCAGCTAAACAAGCGATTAGATGGCTCTTTAACTGCATCAGCTACTCATAGATTTGGTAAGTTCAATAATACGTATATTATTGGAGCAAATTTTTCGGATGTAAACAATACAACCAATTCTGCGAGAGGACAGAACATGTTTGATCCAAATTTCTATAGTATAAACAATACATTACCTACTACCCAGAGTGCAAGATTGGTAATTAACAGGTATAGAAATGCGGGCGCTTTTGCGCAGGCTATATTGGGTTACGAGTCGATAGTGTTTCTCACGCTTTCCGGCCGCGTTGATGCTGCATCTCGCTTAATGCCAAATAATCCTTATTTTGCTTATCCTGCGGCCAGTTTTGCTTTTAATTTTAGTGAACTGGAGGCTGTGAAGAAGCTTTCCTGGTTAAGCAATGGTAAGCTGCGGGCTTCTTACGGGATTACAGGTAAGGAACCTTATAGATTATATGCCTTAGCTACCAGGTTACAGACGGTAAATACCACAGGGGGTGGTTTTAGTTATGATGCCAATAATGGTGGAAACCTAGGGGTGGTGCCTGAGCAGACCAGAAATTTTGAAACTGGATTTGAATTAGGTTTTTTGGATGACAGAATTAGCGTCGATTTTACTTACTACCACTTAAATAGCCATAAGCAATTGGTACAGCCAAGGCTAAGCTATGCATCGGGTTTTGTATTGAGATACATGAACGGAGGAGACGTTGTTAATCAAGGACAAGAGATTCAATTGAAAGGCTCTCCATTTAGATCGAAAGATTTCAATTGGGATATGACCTTTAACTTTACACGAAACAGGGGTAAAGTATCTTCTATTTCCGAGGAACTGCCAGAATATTACGATTCTGATACCTGGGTTGCCAATGGTGTAAGAAGTGCAGTGTTTCCGGGCTCAAGTACACTTGCATTGGGTGGTTGGGTAAACCGGAAAAATAAAAATGGAGATTATTTAATTAATCCTGCTACTGGTTTACCTATGCTGGCCAGCGATCAGGACTTCCCGGTTATTGCCGATAGGACACCAAACTTCACTTTGGGTTTTTCAAATAATATACGTTATAAAAACTTCAATGTATCCTTCCTGCTCGACTTGAGAGTTGGTGGCGATGTTTATAACCAGACACAATACGAACTCTACAGGAGAGGGCTAAGTGTTAAAACATTGGATAGAGACGTACCTCGTGTAGTTACAGGAGTGTTAAATGATGGCTTACAGGATAGCGATAACCCTACCAGAAATACCATTTTGGTAACACCTTCTGCTAACACTAATTACTATACCTCTACTGTGGCTGGAATATCACCAGAAATGTTTGTAGAAAAGGATGTTAATGCACTTAGACTAAGAGACATTACAGTTGCATATGATTTTCCTGCAAAAATGTTTAGTAATACCAGTTTTATACGAAATCTTGGAGCTTATGTGACCTTGACAGACGTTTTTCTGATCACTAACTATTCTGGTATGGATCCGGATACCAATGCCAATAATCCATCATTAGGCGGAGCCGGAGGGTATGGAATTGACTATGGTAACATGGGTAGGCCGTTAGGTATTAATATTGGTCTTCGTTTAAAATTATAA
- a CDS encoding DeoR/GlpR family DNA-binding transcription regulator, with protein sequence MLKKERHDFIMRQINLHNRVLTSDLVQLLNVSEDTIRRDLQELAEKGQLSKVHGGALSKSYQSTFDDSDVYAKDAKIGIARKAIPLIKDGMVVLTGGGTSIIELAKQLPENLNATFFTISPFVAIELAKYARVEVILIGGLFSKNSQVTYGGHVINQLSEINADLCLLGTSAIHPTDGLTDTDWEINQLKKAMLSSSKKAAILCISEKLDTSLRLKVASLENIDYLITELEPEATELNAYRVKTLQIM encoded by the coding sequence ATGCTGAAAAAGGAAAGGCACGACTTTATAATGCGCCAAATTAACCTGCACAACAGAGTGCTGACTTCCGACCTTGTACAATTACTAAATGTTTCTGAAGATACCATTCGTCGGGACCTTCAGGAACTGGCAGAGAAAGGGCAGCTTTCCAAAGTACATGGTGGTGCGCTTTCAAAGTCTTACCAATCTACCTTTGACGACAGCGATGTATATGCCAAAGACGCCAAGATCGGCATAGCCCGAAAAGCGATTCCTTTGATAAAAGACGGGATGGTGGTTTTAACCGGCGGCGGAACCTCTATTATAGAGTTGGCAAAGCAACTCCCTGAGAATCTAAATGCAACCTTTTTTACCATCAGCCCCTTTGTAGCTATAGAACTGGCTAAATATGCCCGGGTTGAGGTGATCCTTATCGGTGGGCTGTTCTCCAAAAACTCGCAGGTAACTTACGGAGGGCATGTCATCAATCAACTCTCAGAGATCAATGCCGATCTTTGCCTGCTGGGAACCAGTGCCATACATCCAACCGATGGCTTAACAGATACCGACTGGGAGATTAACCAGCTTAAAAAAGCAATGCTGAGTTCCTCAAAAAAGGCGGCTATTTTGTGTATTTCCGAAAAACTGGATACTTCATTGAGGTTAAAAGTGGCTTCACTTGAAAATATAGACTACCTGATTACGGAACTGGAACCTGAAGCGACAGAATTGAATGCCTATCGGGTAAAAACGCTGCAGATAATGTAA